A window of the Pseudomonas fluorescens genome harbors these coding sequences:
- a CDS encoding ABC transporter substrate-binding protein yields MKMLPLRAAIAAALLSVAVGVSAKPLVVCTEASPEGFDMVQYTTAVTADAVAETIFNRLADFKPGTTEVIPALAESWDISDDGLTYTFHLRKGVKFHTTEYFKPTRDMNADDVVWSFQRQLDPNHPWHKLSSVGFPYFESMGFKELLKSVEKVDDNTVKFTLTRREAPFLADIAMAFSSIYSAEYADQLLKANKTGDLNNKPVGTGPFIFQRYAKDAQVRFKANPDYFRGKAPADALILAIATDNNVRLQKLKANECQIALYPKPDDIPSIKKDSNLKVDEMDAMTVSYIAMNTQHKYISDVRVRKAIDIAFDKEAYVNALFGKGNASVAVNPYPPTLLGYNHDLKNPPRDLDAARKLLKEAGVPEGTVFTLFTRNGGGPTNPNPMLGAQMMQADLAKVGIKIDIRVMEWGEMLKRAKAGEHDMVSAGWAGDNGDPDNFLTPMLSCEAAKNGENYARWCNEKFQALLDEARAKVDPAERAKLYEEAQVIFNQDQPWISMAHTRMFTAMRNNVEGYHISPLTTNNFATTQVK; encoded by the coding sequence ATGAAAATGCTTCCCCTACGTGCAGCCATCGCGGCTGCGTTGCTGAGTGTCGCTGTCGGCGTCTCGGCCAAACCCTTGGTGGTCTGCACCGAAGCCAGCCCGGAAGGCTTCGATATGGTCCAGTACACGACTGCAGTCACTGCCGACGCGGTGGCCGAAACCATCTTCAACCGTCTGGCGGACTTCAAGCCCGGCACCACTGAAGTGATCCCGGCGCTCGCAGAGTCCTGGGACATCAGCGACGACGGCCTGACCTACACGTTCCACCTGCGCAAAGGCGTCAAGTTTCACACCACCGAATATTTCAAGCCGACCCGCGACATGAACGCCGACGACGTGGTCTGGAGCTTCCAGCGCCAGCTGGACCCGAATCACCCATGGCACAAACTGTCGAGCGTGGGCTTCCCGTACTTTGAAAGCATGGGCTTCAAGGAACTGCTCAAAAGCGTCGAGAAAGTCGACGACAACACCGTCAAGTTCACCCTGACCCGTCGCGAAGCGCCGTTCCTGGCCGACATCGCCATGGCGTTCTCCTCGATCTATTCGGCCGAATACGCCGATCAGTTGCTCAAGGCCAACAAGACTGGCGACCTGAACAACAAGCCGGTCGGCACCGGCCCGTTCATCTTCCAGCGTTACGCCAAGGACGCCCAGGTTCGGTTCAAGGCCAACCCGGACTACTTCCGCGGCAAAGCCCCGGCTGACGCGCTGATCCTGGCGATTGCCACCGACAACAACGTGCGTTTGCAGAAGCTCAAGGCCAATGAGTGCCAGATCGCGCTGTATCCGAAACCGGATGACATCCCGAGCATCAAGAAAGACAGCAACCTGAAAGTCGATGAAATGGACGCGATGACCGTTTCGTACATCGCCATGAACACCCAGCACAAATACATCAGCGACGTTCGGGTGCGCAAAGCGATCGACATCGCCTTCGACAAGGAAGCCTACGTCAACGCCCTGTTCGGCAAAGGCAACGCCTCGGTCGCGGTCAACCCGTACCCGCCGACTTTGCTGGGCTATAACCACGACCTGAAGAACCCGCCACGTGACCTCGATGCCGCCCGCAAGCTGCTCAAGGAAGCCGGCGTACCGGAAGGCACCGTGTTTACCCTGTTTACCCGCAACGGCGGCGGCCCGACCAACCCTAACCCGATGCTCGGCGCGCAGATGATGCAGGCTGACCTGGCCAAGGTCGGGATCAAGATCGACATCCGCGTGATGGAATGGGGCGAGATGCTCAAACGCGCCAAGGCTGGCGAGCACGACATGGTTTCGGCCGGATGGGCGGGCGACAACGGCGACCCGGATAACTTCCTGACGCCTATGCTCAGTTGCGAAGCTGCCAAGAACGGCGAAAACTACGCTCGCTGGTGCAACGAGAAATTCCAGGCCCTGCTCGACGAAGCACGGGCTAAAGTAGATCCGGCCGAACGCGCCAAACTGTATGAAGAAGCGCAAGTGATCTTCAATCAGGACCAACCGTGGATCAGCATGGCCCACACCCGCATGTTCACCGCAATGCGCAACAACGTAGAGGGTTATCACATCAGCCCTCTGACAACCAATAACTTCGCCACCACCCAGGTGAAGTAG
- a CDS encoding ABC transporter permease subunit, whose translation MSTPTSSVVTAATAVDQSLLYPSPYKEFWQAFAKNKGAVAGLLFMLLVIFCAIFAPWVAPHNPSEQYRDFLLTPPAWLEGGQMQFLLGTDELGRDLLSRLIQGSRLSLLIGLSSVVMSLIPGILLGLFAGFFPKVVGPTIMRLMDIMLALPSLLLAVAIVAILGPGLINTVIAIAVVSLPSYVRLTRAAVMGELNRDYVTAARLAGAGLPRLMFITVLPNCMAPLIVQATLSFSSAILDAAALGFLGLGVQPPTPEWGTMLASARDYIERAWWVVSLPGLTILLSVLAINLMGDGLRDALDPKLKNAA comes from the coding sequence ATGAGCACTCCAACTTCCTCAGTAGTCACCGCCGCCACCGCCGTGGATCAAAGTCTGCTGTACCCGTCACCGTACAAAGAGTTCTGGCAGGCTTTCGCCAAGAACAAGGGCGCCGTCGCCGGCCTGCTGTTCATGCTGCTGGTGATTTTCTGCGCGATCTTCGCGCCGTGGGTCGCCCCGCATAACCCGAGCGAGCAATATCGCGACTTCCTGCTGACGCCGCCGGCGTGGCTTGAAGGCGGGCAAATGCAATTCCTGCTCGGCACCGATGAACTGGGCCGCGACCTGCTGTCGCGTCTGATCCAGGGTTCGCGCCTGTCGCTGCTGATCGGTCTGTCGTCGGTGGTGATGTCGCTGATCCCGGGGATCCTGCTGGGTCTGTTCGCCGGTTTCTTCCCGAAAGTGGTCGGCCCGACCATCATGCGTCTGATGGACATCATGCTGGCCCTGCCATCCCTGCTGCTGGCCGTGGCGATCGTCGCCATCCTCGGCCCAGGCCTGATCAACACCGTGATCGCGATTGCCGTGGTTTCGCTGCCGTCCTACGTGCGTCTGACCCGCGCTGCCGTGATGGGTGAGCTGAACCGCGACTACGTGACCGCTGCGCGCCTGGCCGGTGCCGGTCTGCCACGCCTGATGTTCATCACCGTGCTGCCGAACTGCATGGCACCGCTGATCGTTCAGGCGACCCTGAGCTTCTCCTCGGCGATCCTCGATGCCGCCGCCCTGGGCTTCCTCGGCCTCGGCGTCCAGCCGCCAACCCCTGAGTGGGGCACCATGCTGGCTTCGGCCCGCGACTACATCGAACGCGCCTGGTGGGTGGTGAGTCTGCCTGGTTTGACCATTTTGCTCAGCGTGCTGGCAATCAACTTGATGGGCGACGGCCTGCGCGATGCGCTGGACCCGAAACTCAAGAACGCCGCCTGA
- a CDS encoding ABC transporter ATP-binding protein translates to MSLLEIKNLNVRFGDKNATPVVDGLDLKVDKGEVLAIVGESGSGKSVTMMALMGLIEHPGIVTADSLSFDGKNMLKLNNRQRRQIVGKDLAMVFQDPMTALNPSYTVGFQIEEVLRLHLKMSGKQARKRAIELLEKVEIPGAASRMDAYPHQLSGGMSQRVAIAMAIAGEPKLLIADEPTTALDVTIQAQIMDLLLALQKEQNMGLVLITHDLAVVAETAQRVCVMYAGQAVEVGQVPQLFDIPAHPYSEALLKAIPEHSQGAERLATLPGIVPGRYDRPQGCLLSPRCPYVQDSCRAQRPTLDPKSHSLARCFYPLNQEVA, encoded by the coding sequence ATGTCACTGTTAGAAATCAAGAATCTCAACGTTCGCTTCGGCGACAAGAACGCCACCCCGGTCGTCGACGGCCTAGACCTGAAAGTCGACAAGGGCGAAGTCCTGGCGATCGTGGGCGAGTCGGGTTCCGGCAAGTCCGTGACCATGATGGCGCTGATGGGCCTGATCGAGCACCCGGGGATCGTCACCGCCGACTCGCTGAGCTTCGACGGCAAGAACATGCTCAAGCTGAACAACCGCCAGCGTCGGCAGATCGTCGGCAAAGACCTGGCGATGGTGTTCCAGGACCCGATGACCGCGCTGAACCCGAGCTACACCGTCGGTTTCCAGATCGAAGAAGTGCTGCGCCTGCACCTGAAAATGTCCGGCAAGCAAGCGCGTAAACGTGCGATCGAACTGCTGGAAAAAGTGGAAATCCCGGGCGCCGCCAGCCGTATGGACGCCTACCCGCACCAACTGTCCGGCGGCATGAGCCAGCGTGTGGCGATTGCCATGGCAATTGCCGGCGAGCCGAAACTGCTGATCGCGGACGAACCAACCACCGCACTCGACGTGACGATTCAGGCACAGATCATGGATCTGCTGCTGGCGTTGCAGAAAGAACAGAACATGGGCCTGGTACTGATCACCCACGACCTCGCCGTCGTGGCTGAAACCGCCCAGCGCGTGTGCGTGATGTACGCCGGTCAAGCTGTTGAAGTCGGTCAGGTGCCGCAACTGTTCGACATCCCTGCCCACCCGTACAGCGAAGCGCTGCTCAAGGCGATTCCGGAACACAGCCAGGGTGCCGAGCGTCTGGCCACTCTGCCAGGCATCGTTCCCGGCCGTTACGACCGCCCGCAAGGCTGCCTGCTGTCGCCGCGCTGCCCGTACGTGCAGGACAGCTGCCGCGCGCAGCGTCCGACCCTTGACCCGAAAAGCCACAGCCTCGCCCGCTGCTTCTATCCGTTGAACCAGGAGGTGGCGTAA
- a CDS encoding ABC transporter permease, whose translation MGGAVVIALLALLVHWIGINTIEHYRDDLLFYLQAHLILVLASMLAALVVGIPAGIFLSRPHMVGRAERFMQIFNIGNTVPPLAVLAIALGILGIGSGPAIFALFLASLLPIVRNTYEGLKNVQGSLKEAAVGIGMTPRQVLWKVELPNAVPIIVGGVRVALAINVGTAPLAFLIGANSLGSLIFPGIALNNQPQLLLGAACTALLALLLDGVVTLASRLWLERGLRPS comes from the coding sequence ATGGGAGGTGCGGTGGTGATCGCGCTCCTGGCCCTGCTGGTCCACTGGATCGGCATCAACACGATCGAACACTACCGCGACGATTTGTTGTTTTACCTGCAAGCTCATCTGATTCTCGTCCTCGCTTCAATGCTGGCCGCCCTGGTCGTGGGCATCCCCGCCGGCATCTTCCTGAGCCGCCCGCACATGGTCGGCCGCGCCGAACGCTTCATGCAGATCTTCAACATCGGCAACACCGTGCCTCCACTGGCCGTACTCGCAATTGCCCTGGGGATTCTCGGCATCGGCAGCGGTCCGGCGATCTTCGCTTTGTTCCTCGCCTCGCTTTTGCCGATTGTGCGCAACACCTATGAAGGCCTGAAAAACGTCCAGGGTTCACTGAAAGAGGCCGCCGTCGGTATCGGCATGACGCCGCGTCAGGTGCTGTGGAAAGTCGAGCTGCCCAACGCCGTGCCGATCATCGTCGGTGGTGTGCGGGTGGCGCTGGCGATCAACGTCGGCACCGCGCCGCTGGCCTTCCTGATCGGCGCCAACAGCCTCGGCAGCCTGATCTTCCCCGGCATCGCCCTGAACAATCAGCCGCAACTGCTGCTCGGCGCCGCGTGTACCGCGCTGCTGGCCCTGCTGCTCGATGGCGTGGTCACCCTCGCCAGCCGTCTCTGGCTGGAACGCGGTTTGCGCCCGTCTTAA
- a CDS encoding peptide ABC transporter ATP-binding protein, which yields MAVVLTARDLTRHYEVSRGLFKGHATVRALNGVSFELEAGKTLAVVGESGCGKSTLARALTLIEEPSSGSLKIAGQEVAGADKAQRKQLRKDVQMVFQSPYASLNPRQKIGDQLAEPLLINTNLSAAERREKVQAMMKQVGLRPEHYQRYPHMFSGGQRQRIALARAMMLQPKVLVADEPTSALDVSIQAQVLNLFMDMQQEFNTGYVFISHNLAVVQHVADDVMVMYLGRPVEIGPKHDIYARPLHPYTQALLSATPTIHPDPDKPKIKIVGELPNPLNPPPGCAFHKRCPYATARCSSEEPALRQLDTRQVACHYAEQFLDGAA from the coding sequence ATGGCCGTCGTACTTACCGCCCGCGACCTGACCCGTCACTACGAAGTCTCCCGTGGCCTGTTCAAGGGCCATGCGACCGTACGCGCCCTCAACGGCGTGTCGTTCGAGCTGGAAGCCGGCAAGACCCTCGCCGTCGTTGGTGAATCGGGCTGCGGCAAGTCCACCCTCGCCCGCGCCCTGACACTGATCGAAGAGCCGTCGTCCGGTTCCCTGAAAATCGCCGGCCAGGAAGTGGCTGGCGCCGACAAGGCCCAGCGCAAACAACTGCGCAAAGACGTGCAGATGGTGTTCCAGAGCCCATACGCGTCGTTGAACCCACGGCAGAAAATCGGTGATCAACTGGCCGAACCGCTGCTGATCAACACCAACCTGAGTGCTGCCGAGCGTCGCGAGAAAGTCCAGGCGATGATGAAGCAGGTCGGCTTGCGTCCCGAGCACTACCAGCGTTATCCGCACATGTTCTCCGGCGGTCAGCGTCAGCGTATCGCGCTGGCCCGCGCCATGATGCTGCAACCGAAAGTGCTGGTGGCGGACGAACCGACCTCGGCGCTGGACGTGTCGATCCAGGCGCAGGTGCTGAACCTGTTCATGGACATGCAACAGGAGTTCAACACCGGTTACGTGTTCATCTCGCACAACCTGGCGGTAGTGCAGCACGTGGCCGATGACGTGATGGTGATGTACCTCGGTCGTCCGGTGGAAATCGGTCCGAAGCACGACATCTATGCCCGTCCTCTGCACCCGTACACCCAGGCGCTGTTGTCGGCGACCCCGACCATCCACCCGGATCCGGACAAGCCGAAAATCAAGATCGTCGGCGAGTTGCCCAACCCGCTGAACCCGCCACCTGGCTGCGCGTTCCACAAGCGCTGCCCGTACGCCACCGCGCGTTGCAGCAGCGAAGAGCCGGCCCTGCGTCAGCTCGACACCCGTCAGGTGGCGTGCCACTACGCCGAGCAGTTCCTCGACGGCGCGGCATGA
- a CDS encoding ABC transporter permease subunit, giving the protein MFSFIARRLGLLIPTFFGITLLTFALIRMIPGDPVEVMMGERRVDPEMHAQAMERLGLNKPLYAQYLDYIGKLAHGDLGESLRTRESVWTEFTSLFPATLELSMAALLFAGILGLLAGVIAALKRGSLFDHGVMGISLAGYSMPIFWWGLILIMFFSVSLGWTPVSGRIDLLYDIEPRTGFMLIDTLLADDMGAFLDALHHLILPAIVLGTIPLAVIARMTRSSMLEVLREDYIRTAKAKGLSPSRVVFVHGLRNALIPVLTVVGLQVGTLLAGAVLTETIFSWPGIGKWLIEAIGARDYPVVQNGILLIACLVILVNFVVDILYGFANPRIRHQR; this is encoded by the coding sequence ATGTTTAGTTTTATTGCCCGCCGACTGGGGTTATTGATCCCCACGTTTTTCGGCATCACCTTGCTGACTTTCGCGTTGATTCGCATGATTCCCGGCGACCCCGTGGAAGTGATGATGGGCGAACGTCGGGTCGACCCCGAAATGCACGCTCAGGCAATGGAACGCCTCGGTCTGAACAAACCGCTGTACGCCCAGTACCTGGACTACATCGGCAAACTGGCCCATGGCGATCTCGGCGAATCCCTGCGCACCCGTGAGAGCGTATGGACCGAGTTCACCTCCCTCTTCCCGGCGACCCTGGAACTGTCCATGGCCGCCCTGTTGTTCGCCGGCATCCTGGGCCTGCTGGCCGGGGTGATCGCGGCCCTCAAGCGAGGATCCCTGTTCGACCACGGGGTGATGGGCATCTCCCTGGCGGGTTATTCGATGCCGATCTTCTGGTGGGGCCTGATCCTCATCATGTTCTTCTCGGTGAGCCTGGGCTGGACCCCGGTGTCCGGGCGGATCGACCTGCTTTACGACATCGAGCCGCGCACCGGCTTCATGCTGATCGACACCCTGCTGGCCGATGACATGGGCGCGTTCCTCGATGCCCTGCATCACCTGATTCTGCCGGCCATCGTGCTGGGTACCATTCCGCTGGCGGTGATCGCGCGGATGACCCGTTCGTCGATGCTCGAAGTCTTGCGTGAAGACTACATCCGCACCGCCAAGGCCAAAGGCCTGTCGCCGTCGCGCGTGGTGTTCGTGCACGGCCTGCGCAACGCGCTGATTCCGGTGCTGACCGTGGTCGGCCTGCAAGTCGGCACCCTGCTGGCCGGTGCGGTCCTGACCGAAACCATTTTCTCCTGGCCCGGCATCGGTAAATGGCTGATCGAAGCCATCGGCGCCCGGGACTACCCGGTTGTGCAAAACGGCATCCTGTTAATCGCCTGCCTGGTGATTCTGGTCAATTTCGTGGTGGACATCCTCTACGGCTTTGCCAACCCACGCATCCGTCATCAGCGCTGA
- a CDS encoding peptide chain release factor 3, with protein MTRQAAEVAKRRTFAIISHPDAGKTTITEKLLLMGKAIAVAGTVKSRKSDRHATSDWMEMEKQRGISITTSVMQFPYREHMINLLDTPGHEDFSEDTYRTLTAVDSALMVLDGGKGVEPRTIALMDVCRLRDTPIVSFINKLDRDIRDPIELLDEIEAVLKIKAAPITWPIGCYRDFKGVYHLADDYIIVYTAGHGHERTETKIIEKLDSDEARAHLGDEYDRFLEQLELVQGACHEFNQQEFIDGQLTPVFFGTALGNFGVDHVLDAVVDWAPRPLPRVANERTVEPVEEKFSGFIFKIQANMDPKHRDRIAFMRICSGKYEKGMKMRHVRTGKDVRIGDALTFFSSEREQLEEAYAGDIIGLHNHGTIQIGDTFSEGETLGFTGIPHFAPELFRRVRLRDPLKSKQLRQGLQQLAEEGATQVFFPERSNDIILGAVGVLQFDVVASRLKEEYKVECSYEPITVYSARWIECSDKKKLEEFSNKAVENLALDGGGHLTYLAPTRVNLALMEERWPDVKFRATREHH; from the coding sequence ATGACCAGACAGGCCGCCGAAGTCGCGAAACGCCGCACTTTCGCCATTATTTCCCACCCCGATGCCGGTAAAACCACCATCACCGAAAAGCTCTTGCTGATGGGCAAGGCGATTGCTGTGGCCGGTACGGTGAAATCCCGTAAATCCGACCGCCACGCGACATCCGACTGGATGGAGATGGAAAAGCAGCGGGGCATCTCGATCACCACGTCGGTCATGCAGTTCCCGTATCGCGAACACATGATCAACCTGCTCGACACCCCGGGCCACGAAGACTTCTCCGAAGACACCTACCGCACCCTGACTGCGGTGGACTCGGCCCTGATGGTTCTCGACGGCGGTAAAGGTGTCGAGCCTCGTACGATTGCCCTGATGGACGTCTGCCGTCTGCGTGACACGCCGATCGTCAGCTTCATCAACAAACTCGACCGTGACATCCGCGACCCGATCGAACTGCTCGACGAGATCGAAGCCGTCCTGAAGATCAAGGCTGCGCCGATCACCTGGCCGATCGGTTGCTACCGCGACTTCAAGGGCGTGTACCACCTGGCGGACGACTACATCATTGTCTACACCGCCGGTCACGGTCACGAACGCACCGAAACCAAGATCATCGAAAAGCTCGATTCCGACGAAGCCCGCGCCCACCTCGGCGATGAGTACGATCGTTTCCTTGAGCAGCTGGAGCTGGTGCAGGGCGCCTGTCACGAGTTCAACCAGCAGGAGTTCATCGACGGTCAACTGACCCCGGTGTTCTTCGGTACCGCACTGGGCAACTTTGGTGTCGACCATGTACTCGACGCTGTAGTCGACTGGGCCCCGCGTCCGCTGCCGCGTGTGGCCAACGAGCGCACCGTGGAACCGGTGGAAGAGAAGTTCTCGGGCTTCATCTTCAAGATCCAGGCGAACATGGACCCGAAACACCGCGACCGTATCGCCTTCATGCGTATCTGCTCCGGCAAGTACGAGAAAGGCATGAAGATGCGCCATGTGCGTACCGGCAAGGACGTGCGCATCGGCGACGCCCTGACGTTCTTCTCCTCCGAGCGTGAGCAGCTGGAAGAGGCGTACGCCGGCGACATCATCGGTCTGCACAACCACGGCACGATCCAGATCGGCGACACCTTCAGCGAAGGCGAAACCCTGGGCTTCACCGGTATCCCGCACTTCGCCCCGGAACTGTTCCGCCGCGTACGCCTGCGCGATCCGCTGAAATCCAAGCAACTGCGCCAGGGCCTGCAACAGCTGGCCGAAGAAGGCGCGACCCAGGTGTTCTTCCCGGAGCGCAGCAACGACATCATCCTTGGCGCCGTCGGTGTGCTGCAGTTCGATGTGGTCGCCAGCCGCCTGAAAGAGGAATACAAGGTCGAATGCTCCTACGAGCCGATCACCGTGTACTCCGCGCGCTGGATCGAATGCAGCGACAAGAAGAAGCTTGAGGAGTTCTCCAACAAGGCCGTGGAAAACCTGGCACTGGACGGCGGCGGTCACCTGACCTACCTCGCGCCGACCCGCGTCAACCTGGCCTTGATGGAAGAGCGCTGGCCGGACGTGAAATTCCGTGCGACCCGTGAGCATCACTAA
- a CDS encoding OprD family porin — MKLSNTAILALAISSITATAYAETQSQAFTPVTVNEKSAQAEATGFLEGSTVSGTTRNWYANEQLKRGGKFTYRKDGVATPTDRRINWVQGTIVKYNSGFTEGTVGFSTEVAAYNAIALERDRENLASNNGGAPGTRPGAGNNRTLTREGGEAQGQWSKVGLANVKARISNTTLTAGRMNFSSPQVDVIGNRPLPSSFEGIAIHSEELNNLSFDLASFDRVSPRTEESLSKFRSEYGAIDAEADHVHTGGISYQPFASLTTSLWGTQAEDLWNQYYFGATHVLGDSSVLALTTGLNYYKTVDEGKKKLGEIDNDTYSLSFGLTHQAHTLTFSYQEVNGNEYFDYLHETNGIYLANSLLSDFNGPNEKSFQVAYGLNMAEYGVPGLKFNIYQARGWGIDGTHYKGGGYDGVQSMDGEHHYEYGIGAAYAVQSGPLKATTVRATYTAHRASENQADGSINEFRLVTTIPFNIL, encoded by the coding sequence ATGAAACTGAGCAACACCGCGATATTGGCCTTGGCCATCAGCAGCATCACCGCCACGGCTTACGCGGAAACCCAAAGCCAGGCGTTCACCCCCGTGACCGTCAACGAAAAAAGCGCCCAGGCTGAAGCTACCGGGTTCCTCGAAGGCAGCACTGTCAGCGGTACGACCCGTAACTGGTACGCCAACGAACAACTGAAGCGCGGCGGCAAGTTCACCTATCGCAAGGATGGCGTGGCCACTCCGACCGACCGCCGTATCAACTGGGTGCAAGGCACCATCGTCAAGTACAACTCGGGCTTCACCGAAGGCACCGTCGGTTTCAGCACCGAAGTGGCGGCGTACAACGCCATCGCGCTGGAGCGTGACCGCGAGAATCTGGCGTCCAACAACGGTGGCGCACCGGGCACCCGTCCAGGCGCGGGCAACAACCGTACCCTGACCCGTGAAGGCGGCGAAGCCCAGGGCCAGTGGAGCAAAGTCGGCCTGGCCAACGTCAAGGCGCGCATCTCCAACACCACCCTGACCGCCGGCCGCATGAACTTCAGCAGCCCGCAGGTTGATGTGATCGGCAACCGTCCGCTGCCATCGAGCTTCGAAGGTATCGCGATCCACAGCGAAGAGCTGAACAACCTGTCCTTCGACCTGGCCTCGTTCGACCGCGTTTCGCCGCGTACCGAAGAGAGCCTGAGCAAGTTCCGCTCCGAATACGGCGCGATCGATGCCGAAGCCGACCACGTTCACACCGGCGGCATCTCGTACCAGCCGTTCGCCAGCCTGACCACCAGCCTCTGGGGCACCCAGGCCGAAGACCTGTGGAACCAATACTACTTCGGCGCCACCCACGTGTTGGGTGACAGCTCGGTACTGGCCCTGACCACCGGTCTGAACTACTACAAGACCGTGGACGAAGGTAAGAAAAAGCTGGGCGAAATCGACAACGACACCTACTCCCTGTCGTTCGGCCTGACTCACCAGGCGCATACCCTGACCTTCTCCTACCAGGAAGTGAACGGTAACGAGTACTTCGACTACCTGCACGAAACCAACGGTATCTACCTGGCCAACTCCCTGCTGTCGGACTTCAACGGCCCGAACGAGAAATCCTTCCAGGTGGCCTACGGTCTGAACATGGCCGAATACGGCGTGCCAGGCCTGAAGTTCAACATCTACCAGGCCCGCGGCTGGGGCATCGACGGCACTCACTACAAGGGTGGCGGCTACGACGGCGTGCAGTCGATGGACGGCGAGCACCACTATGAATACGGCATCGGTGCCGCTTATGCCGTACAGAGCGGTCCTCTGAAAGCCACCACCGTTCGCGCGACCTACACCGCGCACCGTGCGAGCGAAAACCAGGCTGACGGCAGCATCAACGAGTTCCGTCTGGTGACCACCATCCCGTTCAACATCCTGTAA
- a CDS encoding MFS transporter, whose protein sequence is MTGRLAHLLRPNGYFSLMAWVLAALLFINRLSSMVKLFMALYLRQELGLAIETVGWLLSAYGGGLLIGSMLGGWLSDHVRTARLTAALFFISAWVLVLLGLVTQVPLLAGLLLLSGTLDGAIRTLHQRLIMEYCEVAQRPRAQALSRIARNLGMAAAGVAGGALAQVDFRWVFFISAGLTLLALLWFVRTTWRRPVLIADEAPQAHSGSGLPYRDKPFLWLLGATVLLGMAFDTVYSTLGNYLRDYYRLSTEAIGWQFAINAILVVALQIPMSHWGERWGARRPLIAGCVLLAIGLGMLPLGSGLFYACLSTVIWTLGEALFMPPLNVLVMQHAQTGKSGRYFGLFFMAWSASSLLSPVLGGQLYGQFGGHSVWLASAVLALLSVPLIYRATCIRATHGANA, encoded by the coding sequence ATGACAGGGAGGCTCGCTCATCTGCTTCGGCCCAATGGTTATTTCAGCCTGATGGCCTGGGTGCTGGCGGCGCTGCTGTTCATCAATCGCCTGAGCAGCATGGTCAAACTGTTCATGGCGTTGTACTTGCGCCAGGAGCTGGGGCTGGCGATCGAAACCGTCGGCTGGCTGCTGTCGGCATATGGCGGTGGTCTGCTGATCGGCTCGATGCTCGGCGGATGGCTCAGTGATCACGTGCGCACGGCGCGACTGACGGCGGCGCTGTTTTTCATCTCTGCGTGGGTTCTGGTGTTGCTGGGGCTGGTCACGCAAGTGCCGTTGCTGGCCGGGTTGCTGTTGCTCAGCGGCACGCTCGACGGGGCGATCCGTACGCTGCATCAACGCTTGATCATGGAGTATTGCGAGGTCGCGCAGCGGCCACGGGCGCAGGCCTTGAGTCGCATCGCCAGGAACCTCGGGATGGCCGCTGCCGGTGTGGCGGGCGGTGCTCTGGCACAGGTGGACTTTCGCTGGGTGTTCTTCATCAGCGCCGGGCTCACGTTGCTGGCGTTGCTTTGGTTTGTCCGCACGACCTGGCGCCGGCCGGTGCTGATCGCGGACGAGGCGCCGCAGGCGCATTCGGGTTCGGGCCTGCCGTATCGCGACAAACCCTTCCTCTGGCTGCTGGGGGCGACCGTCCTTCTGGGCATGGCGTTCGACACGGTCTACAGCACCTTGGGCAACTACCTTCGCGACTACTACCGCTTGAGCACCGAGGCCATCGGCTGGCAGTTCGCGATCAATGCGATTCTGGTGGTGGCGCTGCAGATTCCCATGTCGCACTGGGGAGAGCGCTGGGGCGCGCGTCGGCCGCTGATCGCCGGTTGTGTGCTGCTGGCGATCGGACTCGGCATGTTGCCGCTGGGGTCCGGGTTGTTTTATGCCTGCCTCTCGACCGTGATCTGGACGCTGGGGGAAGCGTTGTTCATGCCACCGTTGAACGTGTTGGTGATGCAGCATGCGCAAACCGGAAAAAGCGGTCGCTATTTCGGACTGTTCTTCATGGCCTGGAGTGCGAGTTCGCTGTTGTCGCCCGTGCTCGGTGGGCAGCTTTATGGCCAGTTCGGCGGCCACAGTGTCTGGCTGGCGAGTGCCGTGCTGGCCTTGCTGTCAGTGCCGCTGATTTATCGGGCCACCTGCATCCGAGCCACACACGGCGCAAACGCTTAG